The following are from one region of the Siniperca chuatsi isolate FFG_IHB_CAS linkage group LG21, ASM2008510v1, whole genome shotgun sequence genome:
- the LOC122869107 gene encoding uncharacterized protein LOC122869107 isoform X3, translating to MMAAAEVDPKSEATDAVLEAPELEQILNIMSFSQRGQMDEQRCALSPVKTGQIKTTPAGSSNEAFSHNVDNKQGKHLDKLQVSLPGFNYQEPGSNNHHGSAPHISLTESTPDRNRKVLLVPANQLQVSSQRDCSDSIKEESPDDQQKFMNMISHGQHGRMDDQRCSLDLSKSAPCTPKHTDRKPAASTLNTESEMLFSLLANTQSQRLDDQRVSLPSLPGLQNENASSKSTAGGDSSYLCYMVSKVQGSRMEDQRCSLPHVITPETQCSPIKDKSASGLGPPRSASFSPSSDIERPKSKDKASQKQVLNPAEQEDFFTLMSHSQRGRMDEQRCVLGVSPQSTPKHKPSQSTVPKGPDSEKFFSLLANSQGRRLDDQRVSLPSLPGIQNGGTTSTSTAAEKDASYLCYMVSKVQGSRMDEQRCSAPQVLQNLGTPSTQRKDHPISDVSGSLNRAKTDQHQQEASPAEQDQFLKMISHAQSGRMEEQRCSLQPSRSTPATPTHNGSALNNVPTGAEADAFFKIIASSQGGRLDDQRVALPTLPGISENSEGKKNGRNTKAGIPSSPPHITVAESTPTTSRKDCSTPTSQPQMAYAESGSPRTIPKSASFAPETEYQKKLNSPAQVTVRVSMSFTPQQMLI from the exons atGATGGCAGCTGCTGAAGTGGACCCAAAATCAGAAGCTACTGATGCTGTGCTG GAAGCCCCAGAACTTGAGCAGATCCTCAACATAATGAGTTTCTCACAGCGCGGACAAATGGACGAACAGCGTTGCGCCTTGAGTCCTGTTAAAACTGGACAAATCAAAACTACACCTGCAG GTTCAAGCAATGAGGCGTTCTCCCATAATGTGGACAACAAACAGGGAAAACACCTTGATAAACTGCAGGTGTCATTGCCAGGGTTTAACTACCAG GAACCTGGGAGTAATAACCATCATGGCTCTGCACCCCACATCTCTTTGACAGAGAGTACTCCAGATAGAAACAGGAAGGTTCTGTTGGTACCAGCCAACCAATTACAGGTTTCCTCTCAGCGTGACTGCTCCGATTCCATAAAG GAAGAATCACCTGATGACCAACAGAAGTTCATGAATATGATCAGCCATGGCCAGCATGGACGCATGGATGACCAGCGCTGTTCCTTGGATCTTAGCAAGAGTGCACCCtgcacacccaaacacacagacagaaagccTGCTGCAAGTACATTAAACACAG AATCTGAAATGTTATTCAGCCTCTTGGCTAACACTCAGAGCCAACGGCTTGACGACCAGCGAGTGTCTCTTCCATCATTACCAGGATTACAGAATGAAAATGCCTCTTCAAAATCTACTGCAGGAGGAGATTCAAGCTACTTGTGTTACATGGTCTCTAAAGTCCAG GGTTCCAGAATGGAGGACCAAAGGTGCTCGCTACCTCACGTCATCACCCCAGAGACCCAGTGTTCACCAATAAAGGATAAGTCTGCATCTGGTTTAGGCCCTCCACGTTCAGCCTCCTTCAGCCCCAGCTCAGACATAGAACGACCAAAGAGTAAAGATAAAGCATCTCAAAAACAG GTCTTGAATCCAGCTGAACAGGAAGATTTTTTTACCTTAATGAGTCATTCCCAGCGTGGCCGAATGGATGAACAGAGATGTGTCTTAGGTGTTAGTCCCCAGTCCACACCCAAACACAAGCCCAGTCAGAGCACCGTGCCCAAAG GTCCAGATTCTGAAAAGTTCTTCAGCCTGCTGGCTAACTCTCAGGGCCGACGGCTTGATGACCAGCGAGTGTCTCTTCCTTCATTGCCAGGGATACAGAATGGAGGTACTACATCAACATCAACTGCTGCAGAGAAGGATGCAAGCTACTTGTGTTACATGGTCTCCAAAGTCCAG GGCTCAAGGATGGATGAACAGAGATGTTCTGCACCCCAAGTCCTCCAGAATCTGGGTACCCCATCTACTCAGCGCAAAGATCATCCCATTTCAGATGTATCTGGCTCCTTAAACCGTGCCAAAACTGACCAACATCAGCAG GAGGCATCTCCAGCTGAGCAGGATCAGTTCCTTAAAATGATAAGTCATGCACAAAGTGGACGTATGGAAGAGCAACGTTGCTCTTTACAACCCAGCAGAAGTACACCtgccacacccacacacaatgGAAGTGCTTTAAATAATGTACCCACAg GTGCAGAAGCTGACGCATTCTTCAAAATCATTGCCTCCAGTCAGGGAGGACGGCTAGATGATCAGCGTGTTGCACTTCCTACCCTGCCAGGGATAAGTGAGAATtctgaagggaaaaaaaatggtAGAAATACAAAGGCTGGAATCCCA TCTTCTCCTCCACACATCACTGTGGCTGAAAGTACACCAACAACATCAAGGAAAGACTGTTCCACACCTACCTCTCAACCCCAAATGGCTTATGCAGAATCTGGCTCCCCCAGAACCATACCCAAATCTGCTTCATTTGCTCCTGAGACAGAATATCAGAAGAAGCTAAATTCCCCAGCACAG GTGACAGTGAGGGTGTCCATGAGCTTCACACCACAGCAG ATGCTTATTTGA
- the LOC122869107 gene encoding uncharacterized protein LOC122869107 isoform X1, whose amino-acid sequence MMAAAEVDPKSEATDAVLEAPELEQILNIMSFSQRGQMDEQRCALSPVKTGQIKTTPAGSSNEAFSHNVDNKQGKHLDKLQVSLPGFNYQEPGSNNHHGSAPHISLTESTPDRNRKVLLVPANQLQVSSQRDCSDSIKEESPDDQQKFMNMISHGQHGRMDDQRCSLDLSKSAPCTPKHTDRKPAASTLNTESEMLFSLLANTQSQRLDDQRVSLPSLPGLQNENASSKSTAGGDSSYLCYMVSKVQGSRMEDQRCSLPHVITPETQCSPIKDKSASGLGPPRSASFSPSSDIERPKSKDKASQKQVLNPAEQEDFFTLMSHSQRGRMDEQRCVLGVSPQSTPKHKPSQSTVPKGPDSEKFFSLLANSQGRRLDDQRVSLPSLPGIQNGGTTSTSTAAEKDASYLCYMVSKVQGSRMDEQRCSAPQVLQNLGTPSTQRKDHPISDVSGSLNRAKTDQHQQEASPAEQDQFLKMISHAQSGRMEEQRCSLQPSRSTPATPTHNGSALNNVPTGAEADAFFKIIASSQGGRLDDQRVALPTLPGISENSEGKKNGRNTKAGIPSSPPHITVAESTPTTSRKDCSTPTSQPQMAYAESGSPRTIPKSASFAPETEYQKKLNSPAQVTVRVSMSFTPQQGQNNIDQPCTFPEVFLTLGAPGDNLVIPLSPGPDRPLSFNLNLVPKEDVKSRHSSPSHASLRKAHSRPSSPNPGATSKAHPVTSCPHEHDKLVTSPISSDEDCFSLTEKVHTAQLQKGMAQGGQQWKGDPGKGREKAEQGKRKGGGKKDKKDGGNKR is encoded by the exons atGATGGCAGCTGCTGAAGTGGACCCAAAATCAGAAGCTACTGATGCTGTGCTG GAAGCCCCAGAACTTGAGCAGATCCTCAACATAATGAGTTTCTCACAGCGCGGACAAATGGACGAACAGCGTTGCGCCTTGAGTCCTGTTAAAACTGGACAAATCAAAACTACACCTGCAG GTTCAAGCAATGAGGCGTTCTCCCATAATGTGGACAACAAACAGGGAAAACACCTTGATAAACTGCAGGTGTCATTGCCAGGGTTTAACTACCAG GAACCTGGGAGTAATAACCATCATGGCTCTGCACCCCACATCTCTTTGACAGAGAGTACTCCAGATAGAAACAGGAAGGTTCTGTTGGTACCAGCCAACCAATTACAGGTTTCCTCTCAGCGTGACTGCTCCGATTCCATAAAG GAAGAATCACCTGATGACCAACAGAAGTTCATGAATATGATCAGCCATGGCCAGCATGGACGCATGGATGACCAGCGCTGTTCCTTGGATCTTAGCAAGAGTGCACCCtgcacacccaaacacacagacagaaagccTGCTGCAAGTACATTAAACACAG AATCTGAAATGTTATTCAGCCTCTTGGCTAACACTCAGAGCCAACGGCTTGACGACCAGCGAGTGTCTCTTCCATCATTACCAGGATTACAGAATGAAAATGCCTCTTCAAAATCTACTGCAGGAGGAGATTCAAGCTACTTGTGTTACATGGTCTCTAAAGTCCAG GGTTCCAGAATGGAGGACCAAAGGTGCTCGCTACCTCACGTCATCACCCCAGAGACCCAGTGTTCACCAATAAAGGATAAGTCTGCATCTGGTTTAGGCCCTCCACGTTCAGCCTCCTTCAGCCCCAGCTCAGACATAGAACGACCAAAGAGTAAAGATAAAGCATCTCAAAAACAG GTCTTGAATCCAGCTGAACAGGAAGATTTTTTTACCTTAATGAGTCATTCCCAGCGTGGCCGAATGGATGAACAGAGATGTGTCTTAGGTGTTAGTCCCCAGTCCACACCCAAACACAAGCCCAGTCAGAGCACCGTGCCCAAAG GTCCAGATTCTGAAAAGTTCTTCAGCCTGCTGGCTAACTCTCAGGGCCGACGGCTTGATGACCAGCGAGTGTCTCTTCCTTCATTGCCAGGGATACAGAATGGAGGTACTACATCAACATCAACTGCTGCAGAGAAGGATGCAAGCTACTTGTGTTACATGGTCTCCAAAGTCCAG GGCTCAAGGATGGATGAACAGAGATGTTCTGCACCCCAAGTCCTCCAGAATCTGGGTACCCCATCTACTCAGCGCAAAGATCATCCCATTTCAGATGTATCTGGCTCCTTAAACCGTGCCAAAACTGACCAACATCAGCAG GAGGCATCTCCAGCTGAGCAGGATCAGTTCCTTAAAATGATAAGTCATGCACAAAGTGGACGTATGGAAGAGCAACGTTGCTCTTTACAACCCAGCAGAAGTACACCtgccacacccacacacaatgGAAGTGCTTTAAATAATGTACCCACAg GTGCAGAAGCTGACGCATTCTTCAAAATCATTGCCTCCAGTCAGGGAGGACGGCTAGATGATCAGCGTGTTGCACTTCCTACCCTGCCAGGGATAAGTGAGAATtctgaagggaaaaaaaatggtAGAAATACAAAGGCTGGAATCCCA TCTTCTCCTCCACACATCACTGTGGCTGAAAGTACACCAACAACATCAAGGAAAGACTGTTCCACACCTACCTCTCAACCCCAAATGGCTTATGCAGAATCTGGCTCCCCCAGAACCATACCCAAATCTGCTTCATTTGCTCCTGAGACAGAATATCAGAAGAAGCTAAATTCCCCAGCACAG GTGACAGTGAGGGTGTCCATGAGCTTCACACCACAGCAG GGACAGAATAATATCGACCAACCATGTACATTCCCAGAAGTCTTCCTCACTCTAGGAGCCCCTGGAGATAACCTTGTGATCCCTCTGAGCCCAGGACCTGACAGACCCCTGTCCTTCAACTTAAACCTTGTCCCAAAAGAAGATGTTAAATCCAGGCACTCCTCTCCAAGCCATGCAAGTCTCAGAAAAGCCCACTCAAGGCCATCATCTCCCAACCCAGGAGCAACCAGTAAAGCACATCCTGTAACTTCATGCCCACATGAACACGACAAGCTTGTAACCAGCCCTATCAGTTCAGATGAAGACTGCTTCTCTCTGACTGAGAAGGTTCACACTGCCCAGCTGCAGAAGGGGATGGCTCAAGGAGGACAACAATGGAAAGGCGATCCTGGAAAGGGGAGGGAAAAGGCAGAGcaaggaaagagaaagggggGTGGAAAGAAAGATAAGAAGGATGGTGGCAATAAACGATAG
- the LOC122869107 gene encoding uncharacterized protein LOC122869107 isoform X2 → MMAAAEVDPKSEATDAVLEAPELEQILNIMSFSQRGQMDEQRCALSPVKTGQIKTTPAGSSNEAFSHNVDNKQGKHLDKLQVSLPGFNYQEPGSNNHHGSAPHISLTESTPDRNRKVLLVPANQLQVSSQRDCSDSIKEESPDDQQKFMNMISHGQHGRMDDQRCSLDLSKSAPCTPKHTDRKPAASTLNTESEMLFSLLANTQSQRLDDQRVSLPSLPGLQNENASSKSTAGGDSSYLCYMVSKVQGSRMEDQRCSLPHVITPETQCSPIKDKSASGLGPPRSASFSPSSDIERPKSKDKASQKQVLNPAEQEDFFTLMSHSQRGRMDEQRCVLGVSPQSTPKHKPSQSTVPKGPDSEKFFSLLANSQGRRLDDQRVSLPSLPGIQNGGTTSTSTAAEKDASYLCYMVSKVQGSRMDEQRCSAPQVLQNLGTPSTQRKDHPISDVSGSLNRAKTDQHQQEASPAEQDQFLKMISHAQSGRMEEQRCSLQPSRSTPATPTHNGSALNNVPTGAEADAFFKIIASSQGGRLDDQRVALPTLPGISENSEGKKNGRNTKAGIPSSPPHITVAESTPTTSRKDCSTPTSQPQMAYAESGSPRTIPKSASFAPETEYQKKLNSPAQVTVRVSMSFTPQQKSSSL, encoded by the exons atGATGGCAGCTGCTGAAGTGGACCCAAAATCAGAAGCTACTGATGCTGTGCTG GAAGCCCCAGAACTTGAGCAGATCCTCAACATAATGAGTTTCTCACAGCGCGGACAAATGGACGAACAGCGTTGCGCCTTGAGTCCTGTTAAAACTGGACAAATCAAAACTACACCTGCAG GTTCAAGCAATGAGGCGTTCTCCCATAATGTGGACAACAAACAGGGAAAACACCTTGATAAACTGCAGGTGTCATTGCCAGGGTTTAACTACCAG GAACCTGGGAGTAATAACCATCATGGCTCTGCACCCCACATCTCTTTGACAGAGAGTACTCCAGATAGAAACAGGAAGGTTCTGTTGGTACCAGCCAACCAATTACAGGTTTCCTCTCAGCGTGACTGCTCCGATTCCATAAAG GAAGAATCACCTGATGACCAACAGAAGTTCATGAATATGATCAGCCATGGCCAGCATGGACGCATGGATGACCAGCGCTGTTCCTTGGATCTTAGCAAGAGTGCACCCtgcacacccaaacacacagacagaaagccTGCTGCAAGTACATTAAACACAG AATCTGAAATGTTATTCAGCCTCTTGGCTAACACTCAGAGCCAACGGCTTGACGACCAGCGAGTGTCTCTTCCATCATTACCAGGATTACAGAATGAAAATGCCTCTTCAAAATCTACTGCAGGAGGAGATTCAAGCTACTTGTGTTACATGGTCTCTAAAGTCCAG GGTTCCAGAATGGAGGACCAAAGGTGCTCGCTACCTCACGTCATCACCCCAGAGACCCAGTGTTCACCAATAAAGGATAAGTCTGCATCTGGTTTAGGCCCTCCACGTTCAGCCTCCTTCAGCCCCAGCTCAGACATAGAACGACCAAAGAGTAAAGATAAAGCATCTCAAAAACAG GTCTTGAATCCAGCTGAACAGGAAGATTTTTTTACCTTAATGAGTCATTCCCAGCGTGGCCGAATGGATGAACAGAGATGTGTCTTAGGTGTTAGTCCCCAGTCCACACCCAAACACAAGCCCAGTCAGAGCACCGTGCCCAAAG GTCCAGATTCTGAAAAGTTCTTCAGCCTGCTGGCTAACTCTCAGGGCCGACGGCTTGATGACCAGCGAGTGTCTCTTCCTTCATTGCCAGGGATACAGAATGGAGGTACTACATCAACATCAACTGCTGCAGAGAAGGATGCAAGCTACTTGTGTTACATGGTCTCCAAAGTCCAG GGCTCAAGGATGGATGAACAGAGATGTTCTGCACCCCAAGTCCTCCAGAATCTGGGTACCCCATCTACTCAGCGCAAAGATCATCCCATTTCAGATGTATCTGGCTCCTTAAACCGTGCCAAAACTGACCAACATCAGCAG GAGGCATCTCCAGCTGAGCAGGATCAGTTCCTTAAAATGATAAGTCATGCACAAAGTGGACGTATGGAAGAGCAACGTTGCTCTTTACAACCCAGCAGAAGTACACCtgccacacccacacacaatgGAAGTGCTTTAAATAATGTACCCACAg GTGCAGAAGCTGACGCATTCTTCAAAATCATTGCCTCCAGTCAGGGAGGACGGCTAGATGATCAGCGTGTTGCACTTCCTACCCTGCCAGGGATAAGTGAGAATtctgaagggaaaaaaaatggtAGAAATACAAAGGCTGGAATCCCA TCTTCTCCTCCACACATCACTGTGGCTGAAAGTACACCAACAACATCAAGGAAAGACTGTTCCACACCTACCTCTCAACCCCAAATGGCTTATGCAGAATCTGGCTCCCCCAGAACCATACCCAAATCTGCTTCATTTGCTCCTGAGACAGAATATCAGAAGAAGCTAAATTCCCCAGCACAG GTGACAGTGAGGGTGTCCATGAGCTTCACACCACAGCAG AAGTCTTCCTCACTCTAG